In the Leptotrichia sp. oral taxon 212 genome, one interval contains:
- the pheS gene encoding phenylalanine--tRNA ligase subunit alpha, whose protein sequence is MLEKLSRLREDVLEKLNNVGNLDELNDLKVKILGKKGEFTAIMKGMAEIAAEKRAEFGKVTNELKVILQDRFDEKLNTLKEMAKQERLKNETIDITLPGRKANEGSLHPLTKTVAEIKEIVSDMGFDIVDGPEIEYTKYNFDALNIPKTHPSREVSDTFYIQDDVVLRTQTSGMQIRYMLDRKPPFRMVSIGKVYRPDYDVSHTPMFHQMEGLMIGEDVSFANFKAILENIVKKIFGKERNVRFRPHFFPFTEPSAEMDVECGVCKGKGCRVCKGTGWLEILGSGMVNPKVLEGVGIDPKKYQGFAFGLGLERITMLKYGIDDLRAFYDNDVRFLDQF, encoded by the coding sequence ATGTTGGAAAAACTGTCCCGTTTAAGAGAGGACGTACTGGAAAAACTTAATAATGTAGGAAATCTTGATGAACTGAATGATCTGAAGGTAAAAATTTTAGGTAAAAAGGGAGAATTTACAGCTATAATGAAAGGAATGGCAGAAATTGCCGCTGAAAAGAGAGCTGAATTCGGTAAAGTTACAAATGAATTAAAAGTCATTCTGCAGGACAGATTTGATGAAAAGCTTAATACATTAAAGGAAATGGCGAAACAGGAAAGACTGAAAAATGAAACTATAGATATTACACTTCCAGGAAGAAAGGCAAATGAAGGCTCGCTTCATCCATTGACAAAAACAGTTGCTGAAATAAAGGAAATAGTTTCTGATATGGGATTTGACATTGTTGACGGGCCTGAAATAGAATATACAAAATATAATTTTGATGCATTGAACATACCAAAAACTCATCCTTCAAGGGAAGTGTCTGACACTTTCTATATTCAGGATGATGTGGTGCTTAGAACACAGACATCCGGAATGCAGATAAGATATATGCTTGACAGAAAGCCGCCTTTCAGAATGGTATCTATCGGAAAAGTTTACAGACCTGATTACGATGTATCTCACACTCCTATGTTTCATCAGATGGAAGGGCTTATGATAGGTGAAGATGTTTCTTTTGCAAACTTCAAGGCAATACTTGAAAATATTGTAAAGAAAATATTTGGAAAAGAAAGAAACGTAAGGTTCAGACCTCATTTTTTCCCATTCACCGAACCTTCGGCAGAAATGGATGTTGAATGCGGTGTATGTAAAGGAAAAGGCTGCAGAGTGTGTAAGGGAACAGGATGGCTTGAAATTCTTGGAAGCGGAATGGTAAATCCGAAAGTTCTTGAAGGTGTAGGAATAGACCCTAAGAAATATCAGGGATTTGCATTTGGACTTGGACTTGAAAGAATTACAATGCTAAAATATGGAATTGATGATTTAAGGGCATTTTATGATAATGATGTAAGATTTTTAGATCAGTTCTAA
- a CDS encoding thiamine diphosphokinase, whose protein sequence is MKAIVFLNGEYRYSQEFIDSLFDENTVLFCADGGANYAYKYRKKPSCIIGDLDSIDNSVLEYFKSQNINIEKYNPEKDYTDFELILQKIDEMEKKSDSKFAAINILGALGKRTDLTLNNLFLMENYPNISVLSEDEEIFYKEESFSIINKRNYGFSIIPLDETIKNLTLEGFKYETFNLDVERKISRLVSNLIISDECKVTFEKGKMLVILRKK, encoded by the coding sequence ATGAAGGCGATTGTGTTTTTAAATGGAGAATACAGGTATTCTCAGGAATTTATAGATAGCCTATTTGATGAAAACACTGTTCTGTTCTGTGCAGACGGTGGAGCAAACTATGCTTATAAATACAGAAAGAAGCCATCTTGTATAATAGGTGATTTAGATTCCATAGATAATTCTGTTCTGGAATACTTTAAATCTCAGAATATAAATATTGAGAAATATAATCCTGAAAAAGATTACACAGATTTTGAATTAATTCTGCAAAAAATTGATGAGATGGAAAAAAAGAGTGATTCTAAATTTGCAGCAATAAATATTTTAGGAGCTTTAGGGAAAAGAACGGATTTGACTTTGAATAATTTATTTCTTATGGAAAATTATCCGAATATATCAGTTTTATCAGAAGATGAGGAAATCTTTTATAAAGAAGAATCTTTTTCAATAATTAATAAGAGAAATTATGGTTTTTCTATAATTCCGTTAGATGAAACAATAAAAAATCTGACATTAGAAGGTTTTAAATATGAAACTTTTAATCTTGATGTGGAAAGAAAAATTTCCCGTCTTGTCAGTAACTTAATAATCTCTGATGAATGTAAAGTAACATTTGAAAAAGGTAAAATGTTAGTTATTTTGAGAAAAAAATAA
- a CDS encoding ParA family protein, with the protein MKIISVVNPKGGAGKTVTAVNISYAMHNRGKKVLLIDADARGAVSVYLGLKNENTLFHLIKEQYEKLNVSDLKKYIIEKNGIDIIISDAELNKMDSYFIIENQDSQAQIDSIANILYLFNDYDYVVFDTEGTVNNLTKAVLKATDYIFAPSKSSAIDINGLADLLNMYDISKVSNPKLEIRKIFLVQTKQNTIVYKETKDELMKYFSNNEFSEISVREDQNILNSMKQQKDIFSYRSYSNAAIDYKNLVDEFLQEEEEDEY; encoded by the coding sequence ATGAAAATAATTTCGGTTGTTAATCCGAAAGGCGGAGCAGGAAAGACCGTAACAGCGGTAAATATCTCATATGCTATGCATAACAGGGGTAAAAAAGTCCTGTTAATTGATGCTGATGCAAGAGGAGCAGTTTCAGTATATTTAGGATTGAAAAATGAAAATACACTGTTTCATTTAATAAAAGAACAGTATGAAAAATTAAATGTGTCTGATCTAAAAAAATATATAATTGAGAAAAATGGAATTGATATAATAATTTCAGATGCTGAATTAAATAAAATGGACAGCTATTTTATAATTGAAAATCAGGATTCCCAGGCTCAGATTGACAGTATTGCAAATATACTTTATCTGTTCAATGATTATGATTATGTTGTATTTGATACAGAAGGAACTGTAAATAATCTTACGAAAGCGGTTTTAAAGGCAACAGACTATATATTTGCTCCGTCCAAAAGTTCGGCAATAGATATAAACGGACTTGCAGACCTACTTAATATGTATGATATTTCAAAGGTGAGCAATCCAAAACTTGAAATAAGAAAAATATTTCTTGTACAGACAAAACAGAACACAATAGTTTATAAGGAAACAAAAGATGAACTTATGAAGTACTTTTCCAATAATGAATTTTCTGAAATTTCAGTGAGGGAAGATCAGAATATACTTAATTCAATGAAACAGCAGAAAGATATATTTTCCTACAGAAGTTACTCCAATGCAGCGATAGATTATAAAAATCTTGTTGATGAATTTTTACAGGAGGAGGAAGAAGATGAGTATTAA
- a CDS encoding ATP-binding cassette domain-containing protein, whose protein sequence is MNIKITNLSKKYLKSKTKCLNDINVSINEGVYGLLGENGAGKTSLLKTIATILPIQTGNIQVDGKNYNDSIQEIRNIIGYLPQKFEFFNNLTVYETLDYILSLKKMKDNPQNRRKEIYEIIEKINLQEKINSKINNLSGGMKQRLAIAQALIGDSKLIILDEPTVGLDPGERLRFRNLINEYEKNRIIIISTHIISDISILCENIGVMKKGKLIYSGLITNLLEKIEGKIFIDEISDINDMNKKIYKNLISVTRKKNKLELRFFLEHFNKNEDKCLIEVSPTLEDAYFYLMNYNGDN, encoded by the coding sequence ATGAATATAAAAATTACTAATTTATCAAAAAAATATTTAAAAAGTAAAACAAAATGTTTGAATGACATTAATGTTTCAATTAATGAAGGAGTATATGGTTTGCTGGGAGAAAATGGCGCCGGAAAAACAAGTCTGCTAAAAACTATTGCCACTATTCTTCCAATTCAGACAGGAAACATTCAAGTTGATGGAAAAAATTATAATGATAGTATTCAGGAAATTAGAAATATTATTGGATATCTTCCCCAGAAATTTGAATTTTTCAATAATTTAACTGTCTATGAAACTTTAGATTATATACTGTCATTAAAGAAAATGAAAGATAACCCTCAAAATAGAAGAAAAGAAATATATGAAATTATTGAAAAAATTAATCTGCAGGAAAAAATAAACAGTAAAATTAATAATTTATCAGGCGGAATGAAGCAAAGACTTGCAATAGCTCAAGCTTTAATAGGAGATTCTAAACTTATTATATTAGATGAACCTACTGTCGGCCTTGATCCTGGCGAAAGACTAAGATTTAGAAATCTTATTAATGAATATGAAAAAAATAGGATTATTATTATTTCTACACATATAATTTCAGATATTTCTATTTTATGTGAGAATATAGGAGTAATGAAAAAAGGAAAATTGATATATAGTGGACTAATTACTAATCTCCTTGAGAAAATCGAAGGAAAAATATTTATTGATGAAATATCTGATATTAACGATATGAATAAGAAAATTTATAAAAATTTGATTTCTGTTACCAGAAAGAAAAACAAATTGGAACTAAGATTCTTTTTGGAACATTTTAATAAAAATGAAGACAAATGTTTAATTGAAGTATCACCTACTTTAGAAGACGCTTATTTTTATTTGATGAATTATAATGGAGATAATTAA
- a CDS encoding YbaN family protein, with product MKIIYVILGFISMGLGIAGSFLPGLPTVPFLLLASFFFARGSERFHRWFTQTRIYKNYLEDFEKNRSMTLKAKIGLLCLSSTMIAFPIFLLKNNYLRLALILVVIFKYYYFIFRIKTLKPDK from the coding sequence ATGAAAATAATATACGTTATACTTGGATTTATTTCAATGGGTCTGGGAATTGCCGGTTCTTTTCTACCAGGACTTCCTACAGTTCCTTTTCTTCTTCTGGCAAGTTTCTTTTTTGCAAGGGGATCCGAAAGATTTCATAGATGGTTTACCCAGACAAGGATATATAAAAATTATCTTGAAGATTTTGAAAAGAACAGAAGCATGACACTGAAAGCCAAAATAGGATTACTGTGTCTATCAAGTACAATGATTGCATTTCCTATTTTTCTTCTGAAAAATAATTATTTAAGATTGGCACTTATTCTGGTTGTAATATTTAAATATTATTACTTTATATTCCGTATAAAAACTTTAAAACCGGATAAGTAA
- the pheT gene encoding phenylalanine--tRNA ligase subunit beta, protein MLISLNWLKQYIDLDGIEINEMENALTMIGQEVEKIDIVGGNLDKVVVAHLEEVKKHPNADSLTLCKVNNGKEILQIVCGATNHKTGDKVALAQVGARLKEDFTIKKGKIRGEESNGMLCSEDELGIGSDKDGIIILPEDAPVGVPFKDYLGINDTVFELEITPNRPDCLSHIGIARELSAYYGKELKYPETEIKNEIEEKTSDNVKVTIEDSNLSRRYVTRILKNVTVKESPKWLKERIESVGLRSINNIVDVSNFILMEMNHPNHVFDLNKIDGNEIKVKSAGNEDKLVTLDEQERELEDGDIVICDSKRIIALGGVMGGLDSEVTDNTKNILLEVAHFNSQNVRKTSRRLTLSSDSSYRFERGIDVEDSIKVINRLANLIQEVAGGEILNGYVDVYPVPHENKVAELNFERLNRFVGKVIPREKVIEILKNLEIDVKDNGETLTLTAPSYRGDLELEQDYFEEIIRMYGFDNIENILPRVDINQNATLDTTKLTDRVKTICASAGLKEVINYSFIPKNALQKLKYTGVSEDKLIDISNPITEDFVTMRPTLLYSLIKNAKDNMNRNISNIRFFEVSRTFEKAEELAKEDIKLGIILAGENDKTLWNPKPVHYDFYDLKGIVEEIFSKLKFQNFSLKRSVQTEFHPGRSADVFVGKEYIGSFGEIHPDVLENFDLNKKTVLVAEFNIDLIKKYINKPFVYEGIVKYPAVPRDLALVMNENILVGDVLKTIEKIDRKVEKVELFDIYQGIGVEPGKKSVAISILLRDNTKTLEEKEINDIVDKILAKMKKDYMAELRQ, encoded by the coding sequence ATGCTGATTTCTTTAAATTGGTTAAAGCAATATATAGATTTAGACGGAATAGAAATAAATGAAATGGAAAATGCCCTGACTATGATAGGACAGGAAGTTGAAAAAATTGATATAGTGGGTGGAAATCTTGATAAGGTTGTTGTTGCACATCTTGAGGAAGTAAAAAAACATCCAAATGCTGATAGTCTGACTTTATGTAAGGTAAATAACGGAAAAGAAATTCTTCAGATTGTCTGTGGTGCCACAAATCATAAAACAGGAGATAAAGTTGCACTGGCACAGGTGGGAGCAAGACTTAAAGAAGACTTTACAATTAAAAAAGGTAAAATAAGGGGGGAAGAATCAAATGGAATGTTATGTTCTGAAGATGAACTGGGAATAGGAAGTGACAAGGATGGAATTATAATCCTTCCTGAAGATGCACCTGTAGGTGTGCCATTTAAGGATTATCTTGGAATAAACGATACTGTATTTGAACTGGAAATAACTCCAAACAGGCCTGACTGTCTTTCGCACATTGGGATTGCAAGGGAGCTTTCAGCATATTATGGTAAGGAGCTTAAATATCCTGAAACAGAAATAAAAAATGAAATCGAAGAGAAAACGTCAGATAATGTAAAAGTTACTATAGAAGACAGTAATCTTTCCAGAAGATATGTAACAAGAATTCTGAAAAATGTGACTGTAAAGGAAAGTCCAAAATGGCTTAAGGAAAGAATAGAATCTGTTGGACTTAGAAGTATTAATAACATAGTCGATGTATCCAACTTTATTCTCATGGAAATGAATCATCCTAACCATGTTTTTGACCTTAATAAAATTGATGGAAACGAAATAAAAGTAAAATCAGCAGGAAATGAAGATAAGCTTGTAACTCTTGATGAACAGGAAAGAGAGCTTGAAGATGGTGATATCGTAATATGTGACAGCAAGAGAATAATTGCTCTTGGTGGTGTCATGGGAGGACTTGATTCGGAAGTTACAGATAACACTAAAAATATTCTTCTGGAAGTTGCACATTTTAATTCCCAGAATGTTAGAAAAACTTCAAGAAGACTTACGTTGTCAAGTGATTCTTCATATAGATTTGAAAGAGGAATTGATGTTGAAGATTCAATAAAAGTAATAAACAGACTTGCCAATCTTATACAGGAAGTGGCAGGTGGAGAAATTTTAAACGGTTATGTGGATGTTTATCCTGTTCCACATGAAAATAAAGTAGCGGAACTTAATTTTGAAAGACTGAACAGATTTGTCGGAAAAGTTATTCCAAGGGAGAAAGTAATAGAAATTTTGAAAAATCTTGAAATAGATGTTAAAGATAATGGGGAAACTCTTACTCTTACAGCTCCTTCATACAGAGGGGATCTGGAGCTTGAGCAGGACTATTTTGAAGAGATAATCAGAATGTATGGTTTTGATAATATAGAAAATATTCTTCCAAGAGTGGATATAAATCAGAACGCCACACTTGATACTACAAAACTTACTGACAGAGTAAAGACAATATGTGCAAGTGCAGGACTGAAAGAAGTTATAAACTACAGCTTTATTCCTAAAAATGCACTGCAGAAATTGAAATATACAGGAGTTTCGGAAGATAAGCTGATTGATATATCAAATCCGATAACTGAGGATTTTGTTACAATGAGACCTACATTGTTATATAGTCTTATAAAAAATGCAAAGGATAACATGAACAGAAACATTTCAAATATAAGATTCTTTGAAGTGAGCAGAACTTTTGAGAAGGCTGAAGAACTGGCAAAGGAAGACATAAAACTGGGAATTATACTGGCTGGGGAAAATGATAAAACTTTATGGAATCCAAAACCTGTTCACTATGATTTTTATGATCTGAAAGGAATTGTAGAAGAAATTTTTTCAAAGCTGAAATTTCAGAATTTTTCATTGAAAAGATCGGTTCAGACAGAATTTCATCCGGGAAGGTCAGCTGATGTATTTGTTGGAAAGGAATATATTGGAAGTTTTGGAGAAATACATCCTGATGTTTTGGAAAATTTTGACTTGAATAAAAAGACGGTTCTTGTTGCAGAATTTAATATAGACCTGATTAAAAAATATATAAACAAACCTTTTGTTTATGAAGGAATTGTTAAATATCCTGCAGTTCCAAGAGATCTTGCGCTTGTAATGAATGAAAATATACTGGTGGGGGATGTACTGAAGACAATTGAAAAAATTGATAGAAAAGTCGAAAAAGTGGAACTGTTTGACATCTATCAGGGAATTGGAGTGGAACCTGGTAAAAAGAGTGTGGCTATAAGTATTCTTTTAAGGGATAACACTAAAACTCTTGAAGAAAAGGAAATCAATGATATTGTTGATAAGATTCTGGCTAAGATGAAAAAGGATTATATGGCGGAATTAAGACAGTAG